One window of Deinococcus ruber genomic DNA carries:
- a CDS encoding SAM-dependent DNA methyltransferase produces the protein MSLAVSLTTASAADREGTDYYPTPADVTHALLDYLSLPAGTRVWEPACGEGHMAEVLKERGLKTHVTDLHDRGYGRGGVDFLATPAPVIVEWIITNPPFSLAEAFIRHALSLELPFALLLKGQFWHAARRRTLFEEHRPSHVLPLTWRPDFLMGRKGGSPTMEAAWTVWGASPAQSTVFAPLVRPISAALAAAPQQGGEG, from the coding sequence ATGAGCCTCGCTGTCAGTCTCACCACTGCGAGCGCCGCAGACCGAGAGGGAACCGATTATTACCCCACACCGGCAGATGTGACTCACGCGCTGCTCGACTATCTGAGCCTGCCTGCTGGAACTCGGGTCTGGGAACCAGCATGCGGAGAGGGCCACATGGCCGAAGTGCTCAAAGAGCGTGGCCTGAAAACCCACGTGACCGATCTGCATGACCGAGGGTATGGACGTGGCGGTGTTGATTTCCTGGCCACACCTGCCCCAGTCATCGTGGAATGGATTATCACCAACCCTCCGTTCAGTCTCGCTGAGGCGTTCATCCGGCATGCCCTCTCACTCGAATTGCCGTTCGCATTGTTGCTCAAAGGGCAGTTCTGGCACGCCGCCCGGAGACGCACGCTGTTCGAGGAACATCGACCATCTCACGTGTTGCCGCTCACGTGGCGGCCCGACTTTTTGATGGGTCGGAAAGGCGGTAGCCCCACCATGGAGGCAGCTTGGACGGTGTGGGGCGCCTCGCCAGCGCAGAGCACAGTGTTTGCGCCACTTGTTCGCCCGATCTCCGCCGCGCTGGCTGCCGCGCCGCAGCAGGGAGGTGAGGGCTGA
- a CDS encoding RusA family crossover junction endodeoxyribonuclease: MTAPVPQRWRTLFADHAAAERYLSQIADPIKREETARKLGMDEVAPAAPQTLPPTRPRPAQEFQAPVKFAPTSDASLHLAGSFTLSLPYPPSVNAYWRSMLIRYKPKNPHDIPYRIVVFVSTEGRTYRKTVRGLLAHTPRTCPPGARLAVHVDVSPPDRRARDLDNLGKGLLDALTVAGIWADDSLIDRLTFERRPVVKGGRVDVVISPLSNTLFQELS, translated from the coding sequence ATGACCGCCCCAGTTCCGCAGCGCTGGCGCACCCTGTTCGCAGACCACGCCGCTGCTGAGCGCTACCTGTCGCAGATTGCTGATCCGATCAAGCGGGAAGAGACCGCCAGAAAACTGGGGATGGACGAAGTGGCACCAGCTGCGCCCCAAACGCTTCCACCCACCAGACCGCGCCCAGCGCAGGAATTCCAAGCGCCTGTCAAGTTCGCCCCGACATCTGACGCTTCTTTACACCTCGCTGGCAGCTTCACGCTCAGCCTGCCCTACCCGCCCAGCGTCAACGCCTACTGGCGCAGCATGCTTATCCGCTACAAGCCCAAGAACCCCCACGACATCCCCTACCGCATCGTCGTGTTCGTCAGCACCGAAGGCCGCACCTACCGCAAGACCGTGCGCGGCCTCCTGGCCCACACCCCACGCACCTGCCCGCCCGGTGCGCGACTCGCGGTCCACGTCGATGTCAGCCCACCAGACCGCCGCGCCCGCGACCTCGACAACCTCGGCAAAGGCCTGCTGGACGCGCTCACCGTAGCGGGCATCTGGGCCGATGACAGCCTGATCGACCGGCTGACCTTCGAGCGCCGCCCGGTGGTCAAAGGCGGGCGGGTGGACGTGGTGATCTCGCCCCTCAGCAACACCCTGTTTCAGGAGCTGTCATGA
- a CDS encoding WDGH domain-containing protein: MTTPLDAVYRERAHLTAALSKLFPASLEDHIPAEGEEWDPDWTTVLIVDLPTGQVSWHIASWDLELFAHLPRNAGRVWDGHTTPEKYARLDALEGLPRTIPLDLAQVVVSVGEGHWGATEALDAEGHGREAVENVRRTLERFGLPDEPREMHGVFTEDGRLIALSGMSPNSPQVARGLTAAWNLLRQFCQAALDAAKTQL; this comes from the coding sequence ATGACAACACCGCTAGACGCTGTGTACCGCGAACGCGCCCACCTGACCGCCGCGCTGTCCAAGCTCTTCCCAGCCAGCCTGGAAGACCACATTCCCGCCGAGGGAGAAGAGTGGGATCCGGACTGGACCACCGTGCTCATCGTTGATCTGCCGACTGGGCAGGTGTCGTGGCACATCGCCAGCTGGGATCTGGAACTGTTCGCCCACCTGCCGCGCAACGCTGGCCGGGTGTGGGACGGGCACACGACGCCGGAGAAGTACGCCCGGCTGGATGCGCTCGAAGGGTTGCCGCGCACCATTCCTCTTGATCTCGCGCAGGTGGTCGTGTCGGTTGGCGAGGGGCACTGGGGCGCGACTGAAGCTCTGGATGCCGAAGGGCATGGACGGGAGGCAGTGGAGAACGTTCGGCGCACGCTGGAGCGCTTCGGTCTGCCCGACGAGCCACGCGAGATGCACGGCGTGTTCACCGAGGACGGGCGACTGATCGCGCTGAGCGGGATGAGTCCGAACAGCCCACAGGTGGCGCGAGGATTGACCGCCGCTTGGAACCTGTTGCGGCAGTTCTGTCAGGCGGCTCTGGATGCCGCAAAGACGCAACTATGA
- a CDS encoding DNA-methyltransferase has protein sequence MTLFLGDCIDLMRSIPDASIDALISDPPYGTTALKFDKARIDWAAWWTEAERITKPTAPIVLFAQQPFTTDLIVSNRKMFRYLLVWHKNMPTGFLDANARPLRAHEDILVFAHSGAIGSNKNRPTYNPQKIPGGSPTGQRRSGVNAHSGQRRIGSTVPFEGRHPVSVVQFDNNNGNQPNYVRHPTAKPIDLMRWLVATYSNSGETVLDSFMGSGTTGVACVQLGRQFIGMELDETYYRLSQQRIADAQPDSAPVVYTSAPLFEASP, from the coding sequence ATGACGCTCTTTCTCGGGGATTGCATCGACCTGATGCGAAGCATTCCAGATGCCAGTATCGACGCGCTGATCTCAGACCCTCCCTATGGCACAACTGCCCTGAAGTTCGACAAAGCGCGGATTGACTGGGCGGCATGGTGGACAGAGGCCGAGCGCATTACGAAGCCCACCGCTCCCATCGTGCTGTTCGCCCAGCAGCCATTTACCACTGATCTGATCGTCAGTAATCGGAAGATGTTCCGGTACTTACTGGTGTGGCATAAAAATATGCCCACCGGGTTCCTGGATGCGAATGCACGACCGCTACGAGCGCATGAGGACATTCTAGTGTTTGCCCACAGCGGGGCAATTGGGAGCAACAAGAATCGTCCGACCTATAACCCGCAGAAAATCCCTGGGGGCAGTCCCACTGGGCAGCGGCGCTCAGGTGTGAACGCCCACTCTGGACAGCGGCGGATCGGCTCGACCGTGCCGTTTGAGGGTCGTCATCCGGTCTCCGTTGTGCAGTTCGACAATAACAATGGGAATCAGCCGAACTACGTTAGACACCCAACTGCGAAACCGATTGATCTGATGCGTTGGTTGGTGGCAACCTACAGCAATTCTGGCGAGACGGTGCTCGATTCGTTCATGGGGAGCGGCACAACAGGCGTGGCGTGTGTGCAGCTGGGACGGCAATTCATTGGCATGGAGTTGGACGAAACCTATTACAGGCTTTCCCAGCAGCGGATAGCCGACGCACAGCCAGATAGCGCTCCTGTGGTGTACACGTCTGCCCCTCTGTTCGAGGCATCACCATGA
- a CDS encoding DNA-packaging protein, translated as MRWLETARPNQLPPEGEWLTWLILAGRGFGKTRTGAETIADWARNTPRGRFALVAQTAADGRDVMVEGESGLLSVFDESELRGGSIELAWNRSLGELFLKNGARFKIYSSEKPRKLRGPQHHGAWGDEPATWNDADKGTAEDTTWTNLLFGLRLGKDPRVILTGTPRPVRLIRELKKDDGTVLTGGRTADNIGNLSNTFKKNVISKYEGTRLGRQELDGELLEDTPGALWKYSMFNREGFRLKFEDLPDLVRIVVAVDPQASQSEDSAETGIVVAGRDVNGHAYILGDLSISGSPIEWATVAVDAYRYHKADAIVPEKNNGGDMVASTIGTVSKAVNIKPVWASRGKQTRAEPISALYEQNKVHHVGVFPDLEGQMTTWVPGEKSPDRMDALVWALTELMLEPEFVPTTVTTTRRRSVVE; from the coding sequence ATGCGCTGGCTCGAAACGGCCAGACCCAACCAGCTCCCACCCGAAGGCGAGTGGCTGACCTGGCTGATTCTGGCTGGACGTGGTTTCGGCAAGACCCGCACTGGAGCCGAGACCATTGCCGACTGGGCTCGGAACACTCCACGGGGCCGCTTCGCCCTGGTGGCCCAGACCGCCGCCGACGGGCGAGACGTGATGGTCGAAGGCGAAAGCGGACTGCTGAGCGTGTTCGACGAAAGCGAACTGCGCGGCGGCAGCATCGAACTGGCGTGGAACCGCAGTCTGGGCGAGCTGTTCCTGAAGAACGGTGCCCGCTTCAAGATCTACAGCTCCGAGAAACCCCGCAAGCTGCGAGGGCCGCAGCATCACGGCGCGTGGGGCGACGAACCCGCCACCTGGAACGACGCCGACAAAGGCACGGCAGAGGACACCACCTGGACGAACCTGTTATTCGGGCTGCGCCTCGGGAAAGACCCCCGCGTCATCCTGACCGGCACGCCCAGACCCGTGCGGCTGATCCGGGAACTGAAGAAGGATGACGGCACGGTGCTGACCGGCGGACGGACGGCGGACAACATCGGCAACCTGTCGAATACCTTCAAGAAGAACGTCATCAGCAAGTACGAAGGCACCCGCCTGGGACGGCAGGAACTGGACGGCGAGCTGCTCGAAGACACGCCCGGTGCGCTGTGGAAATACAGCATGTTCAACCGCGAGGGGTTCCGCCTGAAGTTCGAGGACCTACCGGACCTCGTGCGGATCGTGGTGGCTGTCGATCCGCAGGCCAGTCAGTCAGAAGACAGCGCGGAGACGGGCATCGTGGTGGCAGGCCGGGACGTGAACGGACACGCGTACATCCTGGGCGACCTGAGCATCAGCGGCAGCCCCATCGAGTGGGCAACGGTGGCCGTCGACGCCTACCGATACCACAAGGCCGATGCCATCGTGCCGGAGAAGAACAACGGCGGCGATATGGTCGCCAGCACCATCGGCACCGTCAGCAAGGCCGTGAACATCAAACCCGTGTGGGCCAGCCGAGGGAAGCAGACACGGGCTGAGCCGATCAGTGCGCTGTACGAGCAGAACAAGGTGCATCACGTAGGGGTGTTCCCGGATCTGGAAGGGCAGATGACGACATGGGTACCGGGCGAGAAGAGCCCTGACCGCATGGACGCCCTCGTGTGGGCGCTGACTGAACTGATGCTGGAACCCGAGTTTGTTCCCACGACCGTCACCACCACCCGGCGCAGGAGCGTGGTCGAGTGA
- a CDS encoding Mov34/MPN/PAD-1 family protein → MRYAAAGISLNLPAKLATKGMEPLEQGGILLGDSSAGQVETFTTPGPLDVRLEELFMLLDDCHQETLEASGLDYLGFWHTHPVGTPSDYSLEDLQDWQEGAVQMFAQLPNATHFYYPIVTGDRLRVWAMDRALNLTELHPEEVTPCSIPTLQP, encoded by the coding sequence GTGAGGTACGCCGCTGCCGGGATCTCCCTCAACCTGCCCGCCAAACTCGCTACGAAGGGCATGGAGCCGCTCGAACAGGGCGGCATCCTGCTGGGCGACTCCAGCGCAGGCCAGGTCGAAACCTTCACCACGCCCGGCCCGCTCGACGTGCGACTGGAAGAGCTGTTCATGCTGCTCGACGACTGCCACCAGGAAACCCTGGAAGCGTCTGGCCTGGACTACCTGGGCTTCTGGCACACCCACCCAGTCGGGACGCCCAGCGACTACAGCCTGGAAGACCTGCAGGACTGGCAGGAAGGCGCAGTGCAGATGTTCGCACAGCTCCCCAACGCCACGCACTTCTACTACCCCATCGTGACCGGCGACCGCCTGCGCGTGTGGGCAATGGACCGCGCTCTGAACCTAACCGAACTGCACCCCGAGGAGGTGACGCCATGCTCGATCCCAACGCTCCAACCCTGA